A region from the Bactrocera dorsalis isolate Fly_Bdor chromosome 1, ASM2337382v1, whole genome shotgun sequence genome encodes:
- the LOC105231178 gene encoding adult cuticle protein 1: protein MKFVIAVVMLALAAGVHSSLLPLTAQIAPAVSYVTSAVHPSPLLATGGWGAPAAVTALGGIGLGGLGLGGLGLGGLGLGLRAGIPGISLSQGPIGAAIAAPIAAPLAAPLALGHGSGVYVAKTRGAIHTAPLAGHVNSATSLNLAPAPGTW, encoded by the coding sequence TTCGTTATTGCCGTAGTCATGTTGGCTCTTGCCGCCGGTGTACACTCCTCTCTGCTGCCGCTGACCGCACAGATTGCACCAGCCGTGTCGTATGTGACCTCCGCCGTACACCCTAGTCCATTGCTCGCCACTGGCGGTTGGGGCGCACCAGCTGCCGTTACTGCATTGGGTGGCATTGGACTCGGTGGCTTGGGACTCGGTGGTCTGGGACTCGGCGGTTTGGGACTCGGTTTGCGCGCTGGCATTCCCGGCATCTCACTCAGCCAAGGACCTATAGGCGCTGCTATCGCTGCTCCAATTGCCGCACCTTTGGCTGCTCCACTTGCCTTGGGTCATGGTTCGGGTGTGTATGTGGCAAAGACACGCGGCGCTATTCACACCGCGCCCTTAGCTGGTCATGTCAACTCGGCGACTTCTCTGAATTTGGCACCAGCACCTGGCACTTGGTAA